Proteins encoded within one genomic window of Alphaproteobacteria bacterium:
- the hemB gene encoding porphobilinogen synthase: MNETTKPPKADRLVVGRVGVAEAPAVPHGAFPRVRLRRNRVDAWTRRLVAETRLTADDLIWPVFIRDGKGLREPVAAMPGVNRLSVDAAVEAVAEAAELGIPCVALFPYTDAKLKDERGSEALNPDNLVCRTVRAVKKAFPHIGVLCDVALDPYTSHGHDGLIKDGYVTNDESVEVLCRQALVEAKAGCDIIAPSDMMDGRVGAIRAALDGAGFENVRIMSYAAKYASAFYEPFRDATGSLKALKGDKRTYQMDPANSDEALREVALDLAEGADMVMVKPGMPYLDIVRRVKDAFKVPTFVYQVSGEYAMLKAAAGNGWLDNDRVILESLLGFKRAGADGILTYLGVEAAKLLKKG; this comes from the coding sequence ATGAACGAAACAACGAAACCTCCAAAAGCCGACCGGCTTGTGGTCGGTCGAGTCGGTGTTGCGGAGGCGCCGGCCGTCCCGCACGGCGCCTTTCCGCGCGTGCGCCTGCGCCGCAATCGCGTCGACGCTTGGACACGACGGCTCGTCGCCGAGACCAGGCTCACCGCCGACGATCTCATTTGGCCGGTCTTCATCCGCGATGGCAAGGGCCTGCGGGAGCCCGTGGCTGCTATGCCGGGAGTCAACCGGCTCTCCGTCGATGCCGCGGTCGAGGCGGTTGCCGAGGCGGCTGAACTCGGCATTCCATGCGTTGCTCTCTTTCCCTATACGGATGCGAAGCTGAAGGACGAGCGGGGAAGTGAGGCCCTCAATCCGGACAATCTCGTTTGCCGGACGGTCCGCGCGGTCAAGAAGGCTTTTCCCCATATCGGCGTCCTCTGCGATGTCGCCCTCGACCCTTACACGAGCCACGGCCATGATGGGCTGATCAAAGATGGCTATGTGACGAACGACGAAAGTGTCGAGGTGCTGTGCCGCCAGGCGCTGGTCGAGGCGAAGGCGGGCTGCGACATCATCGCGCCATCCGACATGATGGACGGGCGCGTGGGTGCCATCCGCGCGGCGCTCGACGGTGCTGGCTTCGAGAATGTGCGGATCATGTCCTACGCCGCGAAATATGCGTCGGCTTTCTACGAGCCATTTCGAGACGCAACCGGCTCGCTCAAGGCGCTCAAGGGCGACAAACGAACTTACCAGATGGACCCGGCCAATTCCGACGAGGCGTTGCGCGAAGTTGCTCTCGACCTCGCCGAGGGTGCGGATATGGTGATGGTAAAGCCCGGCATGCCCTATCTCGACATCGTCCGGCGCGTGAAGGACGCGTTCAAAGTCCCGACTTTCGTCTATCAGGTGTCGGGCGAATACGCGATGCTCAAGGCGGCGGCCGGGAACGGGTGGCTCGACAACGACCGGGTGATCCTCGAATCTTTGCTGGGCTTCAAGCGAGCAGGCGCGGACGGCATCCTGACCTACCTGGGTGTCGAGGCCGCGAAACTCCTCAAGAAGGGCTGA